Below is a window of Camelina sativa cultivar DH55 chromosome 11, Cs, whole genome shotgun sequence DNA.
taaatttctaattgcccatacatttaaataaattattttttataagagaaaaaatcatcaattgaatatagttttttcccgaaaaactaaaaaattgatAGATAAAAAGAGATATGCTAACAACTATAGCTAGTTACTAATAATAAGAAAttccaaaatatgaaaataaaaaacaaataaagtatttattgttatatttttttacaaaatagtgtCACTAAGACCCAAATGTAGAATGGTCTTCATGTAATGTTTGGACTTGAAAGATTAAGAAGTTCAATCTTTGTAATGTTTTGCTTGTAGAAAAACGACACATCAATTCACATTTTATAGCCTTTTcaatgttctttttattttagttcCTGTCTCAAACGGCATGccgtttttattatttcaaaacgGCAGCACATCGCTTTGTCCCCTACCAAAACCCTGAGCGCTTCCTCCGGACAAGCAAAGCcgcaagaagaagcagagcaatGTGGAAGCTAACGCGGCGATTGCAGCCGCATATCAATCCGAACCGATGGGTAATCCGAAATTTCCGGAGCGGAGAGTCTGGAGACGCCACTGGTCTCTACGGCTTCGATCATCTTAAAACGGCTAAAGGGTTTCAGCGCTTCGTCGCTGATGCCATTGAAAGGTAtgatttttatcaaattagTAAAAGTGTGCTTTGTCAAAATAGCCATTGATACTGATGGGAATGATATTGTAGCTTAGTAATAATCAGTAGAGAGCTCTGTTGTGCTACTGTGCTGTGTTGTGATGTAATTTGCTTACTGAAGAATGATTCTGGAACCATTGTCTTAGGTCTAGTGAGTTGGTGAGCTACATATCAGGAATGCCTTCTTCTCCGGAGATTATTAAAGCCATGGATGAGATTTCAGACACGGTAGGGTTCTTGCTGCACTTATGTTACTTGTTACTAGCTCTTATGGTGCTTGTATTGACTGCTGTTTTTCTGAATTCGAAACTTTTTGtaggtttgttgtgttgttgacTCTGCTGAACTCTGTCGACAAACCCATCCTGATAGGtctcttttctctctagttCTGAGCTTTCAATACTTGGTTTATTATgttctttgatatatatatttgtttaacttGTTTACTTTGCTCTATTAATATGAATAGGGAATTTGTTGAGGAAGCGAATAAAGCAGCAATAGAGATGAATGATTATCTACATGTGAGGTGACCAAGAATTTGCTCAGCTTTGATTTTCTTTCTTCGTTTTACGTGTTGGAATCTTGGAATGCCTATAACAAAGACATGAAAATTCCTCCATCTTTGAacattttgttcttgtttagaTATGAATACGCACCTGTCCAAAAAGATCTGCAAATCAATAGATTTTTCCTTTCAGCCGTAGAAACTTGAGGCATTAAATGTTATCAAACTGAGGATATAAACATCTCTAGACTCTCTTCCATGTCAGCAGAGTAGACAGAGTTGAGTCTATGTTTATTCTTTTGGCGATTTCTGAACTATTTTTGGGTTATTGATGTTCAGCATCTTAACACAAACCATACTTTGTATGCCGCGGTGAAAAAAGCAGAGCAAGATTCTAACTTGCTTACCAAAGAAGCAAGTAGGACAGCACATCACCTCCGAATGGACTTTGAACGGGGTGGCATTCATCTAGACTCTGGTTTGTTATCTATTGCGGTTATTTCTTTACCCTTTAGGCCTTGATGATGTGGCTGGTGTACCTGATGTTAAACGCCTCTTTTATTCTTTGCAGACAAGCTAGATAAAGTGAATAGCTTAACAACCAAGATTTTTCAGTTATGCAGGGAGTGAGTACCGATGAATACACAAGTTTTGTTTCTATGAAAATCTGATATTATAATGGTGCATTGTGCTGTTAGTGCTAATTTCCGTTTGATCTATATTCAGGTTCAGCGAAAACATTGCTGATGATCCAGGACATGTTGATATATTTCCAGCATCACGCATCCCTCGACATGTGCATCATCTTCTCAACCCTATCTATCGATCCACTGAAAGGGGTTCAAGAGGGTCTACAAGAGCAATGCATAAGTCGAAACAGAAGGGATTTCGAATAAATACTGATCAACGGACCCTTTCTTCCATTTTGCAATGGACATCAGACGAAGAGGTGCCTACTTTACCTATTTATTCTATCTCCTTTCTAGGACATCCTTTTATAGATAGAGGTGGGAGATTAAACAGTTTCTCATTGATTACAAGCGTTTTCTAATCAACCACCCCAGAGTGTATCAGAGACAGGGACATGTGCTTTGAAGTTGCTTTAGTTATGCACCTACATCCATTTTTCTGTTGACCACTGTAATTCGATACCTCTATTTTCAGGTCAGAAAAATGGTATATATTCATGGGAACTCTGTTCCTCATGCAAATCACGGAGTTCTTGAGAAGCTTATTGCTGCACGCCATGAGCTTGCCCAGGTTAGTACATATTCGTTGATGATGCTATGTAGTATATTCCCAGTATtcaaatttactttttatagtagcttcttcttttttgttgatcTCAGATAATGGGGTGTAACTCTTACGCTCACTTTATGGTCGAGCCAAACTTAGCAAAATCGCCAAAGGTTGTGACATCCTTCCTACAAGAACTGAGCAAGACAGTCAAATCAAAGGCAGACGAAGTAAGCTGACCTTTGCACTATGTCTGGCATTTAATGATGTTCTTGCTGTGGAAAATTGAGGTTCTAATAACCAGTTTCCCATCTCTGTAGGAATTCATAGCCATTAGAGactttaaaagagagaaatgtgGTAACAAATCTGCAGAATTAGAGCCATGGGATGAAACTTACTATACTTCAATGATGAAATCTTCCGTCAATGATGTGGACACCGCTGTAAGtttttttcatattctaatgTCTGTGTCTGTCTAGTGCGCTGCATAGTATCTTCGTTCTGGgatcttttttttatcatgtcTTCGTCAAGAGAGACTGTTGCGGAGACTTCTCTTATCATGCTCTGTTGGAATAATCTTGTACAGGTTGTAGCATCATATTTTCCTCTGCCTCAATGTATTGAAGGCCTAAAAATGCTTGTTGAATCATTATTTGGTGCAACATTCCATACCATTCCTCTGGCCCCAAGTGAATCCTGGCACCCAGATGTGCTGAAATTGTCTCTTCATCACCCGGACGAGGTATGCTATTTACAAAACTAAGATAATCCTTGCATAAGTCTTGTCGATGCAAAAACAGGAATAGTTCATTCCATTTTTTTCATACCACTCCATCTTTGGTCCCTCATGCTCACAAATCATGCTACTGTTTCTTGCAGGGTGATCTCGGGTATTTTTACCTTGACTTGTACTCCAGAAAAGACAAATACCCGGGGTGTGCTAGCTTTGCAATCCGAGGAGGACGCAAGATTTCTGAG
It encodes the following:
- the LOC104725663 gene encoding probable mitochondrial intermediate peptidase, mitochondrial, which produces MWKLTRRLQPHINPNRWVIRNFRSGESGDATGLYGFDHLKTAKGFQRFVADAIERSSELVSYISGMPSSPEIIKAMDEISDTVCCVVDSAELCRQTHPDREFVEEANKAAIEMNDYLHHLNTNHTLYAAVKKAEQDSNLLTKEASRTAHHLRMDFERGGIHLDSDKLDKVNSLTTKIFQLCREFSENIADDPGHVDIFPASRIPRHVHHLLNPIYRSTERGSRGSTRAMHKSKQKGFRINTDQRTLSSILQWTSDEEVRKMVYIHGNSVPHANHGVLEKLIAARHELAQIMGCNSYAHFMVEPNLAKSPKVVTSFLQELSKTVKSKADEEFIAIRDFKREKCGNKSAELEPWDETYYTSMMKSSVNDVDTAVVASYFPLPQCIEGLKMLVESLFGATFHTIPLAPSESWHPDVLKLSLHHPDEGDLGYFYLDLYSRKDKYPGCASFAIRGGRKISETEYQLPILALVCNFSRARDSSVVKLNHSEVEVLFHEFGHALHSLLSRTDYQHFSGTRVALDLAEMPSNLFEYYAWDYRLLKRFARHYSTGETIPEKLVNSLQGARNMFAATELQRQVFYALIDQMLFGEQPDTARDVSHLVAELKRQHTSWNHVEGTHWHIRFSHLLNYGAGYYSYLYAKCFASTIWQSICEEDPLSLSTGTLLREKFFKHGGAKDPSELLMDLAGKKIISIHGEGIIPATTGLLNELRL